The sequence CTCCGCCGCCCCGATGATGGATTGGACAGACCGCCACTGTCGCCTGTTCCACCGCCAGATTTCCCGCCACACCTGGCTCTACACCGAGATGGTCACGACCGGGGCGCTGGTCCATGGCGATGTCGCGCGGCACCTCGATTTCAATGACGAAGAACACCCGGTGGCGCTGCAACTCGGCGGCAGCGATCCGGCCGATCTGGCGCACAGTGCGCGGCTCGGCCAGCAGTGGGGCTACGACGAGATCAACCTCAATTGCGGTTGCCCGTCCGAGCGTGTCCAAAAAGGCGCCTTCGGTGCCTGCCTGATGGCCGAGCCGCAACTGGTCGCCGATTGCGTCAAGGCGATGCGCGATGCGGTGTCGATCGATGTCACGGTCAAGCACCGGATCGGTATCGACAAAAACGAGTCGTACGCCTTCATGCGCGACTTCGTCGGTACCGTCGCCGAGGCAGGTTGCACGACCTTCATCGTCCATGCCCGCAATGCCATCCTCAAGGGGCTGAGTCCGAAAGAAAATCGCGAAGTGCCACCACTGCGTTACGACGCCGTGTACCAGCTCAAACGCGAATTCCCCGACCTGGAAATCATCATCAACGGCGGCATCAAGACCGAGGCCGAAATCGACCTGCATCTGCAGCACGTCGATGGCGTCATGCTGGGACGCGAGGCCTATCACAACCCCTACCTGATGGCCGGCTTCGATGCGCGCTACTACGACGATCCAGCCACGCCGCGCACGCGCACCGAAGTGCTCGAAGCGATGCTGCCCTATATCCGCAGCCAGCTCGGCCCGACGCCCTCGATACCCTTGAAAGCCGGTCCGCGCCTCAATAGCATCACACGCCACATGCTCGGATTGATGGCCGGTTTGCCCGGTGCAAGGCATTTCCGGCAGACTTTATCGGACTCGAAACGGTTGGCCATCGGTGACGCGGGATTGCTGCTGGAGGCGATGGAAAGCATGCAGGTCCGTTGAAGAAGCAGACTTGAGCAGGATCAAAGGCAGCAAGAGCGATCACGCTACGCTGTCCGCAGGCCTCCCGCCTGTCGAAAACAGACTGCATTCCCGCGGTCTTTACCTTAAGGGAACATCAATGAAAGTGACTTCTTCTACCCTGACATTCGTAGTGACTGCAGCACTGGGCGCTGCCTTGCTGGGCGGTTGCGACCGCCGTTCGCCAACGACAGACCAGCCCGGTGCGGGCATGCCGTCCTCCGGCACACCGGCCAGTCCGCCGTCCTCGATGATGCCGAGCCCGCCGGCCATGCCAGGCGCATCGCCGCCGCCAGAAACTGGCAAGTAACGACGTCTAAGAATTTCAAGCAAGGTGATACGTAGGTGCGGTCAGGCAGCCGCATCGCTGTCCAGGTCGAGCGCTTTGGTTCGCCCTGGACAGCGCAGTCACGACGATGCAGCGGCGGTGTGGCTATCAGCTGTCATCATCATGCCGCTGCGGCGAACGCAGGAAGGAATCGAATTGCATGTCGATTTTTTGCAAGGCTTTTTGCGCGTTTTGCATCTGCTTGCGAAATTCCGGCCCGCGTCGTAGCGCAAGACCCACGGCGAGGATATCGATCACGACCAGATGAGCCAGACGCGCCGAAATCGGCGTGTAAGGGTCGGTATGGAAGTGAAGATCAATCGGCACCAGTACGGTCGCCAGGTCGGCCAGAGGCGTACCGCTAGGCGATAACGCAATCACGTCGGCACCCACCTTGCGTGCCAGTTGCACGCTGCGCAGCAAAGCCACGCTATTGCCGCGCTGCGA comes from Actimicrobium sp. CCC2.4 and encodes:
- the dusA gene encoding tRNA dihydrouridine(20/20a) synthase DusA; translation: MKTSTYKSRRISAAPMMDWTDRHCRLFHRQISRHTWLYTEMVTTGALVHGDVARHLDFNDEEHPVALQLGGSDPADLAHSARLGQQWGYDEINLNCGCPSERVQKGAFGACLMAEPQLVADCVKAMRDAVSIDVTVKHRIGIDKNESYAFMRDFVGTVAEAGCTTFIVHARNAILKGLSPKENREVPPLRYDAVYQLKREFPDLEIIINGGIKTEAEIDLHLQHVDGVMLGREAYHNPYLMAGFDARYYDDPATPRTRTEVLEAMLPYIRSQLGPTPSIPLKAGPRLNSITRHMLGLMAGLPGARHFRQTLSDSKRLAIGDAGLLLEAMESMQVR